The DNA sequence GTCATCTGGTCGAAACGTTTGCGGAATCTGTGAATGGCACAAAGAGCATTAGTCTCGCTCATTTGAACCGTGGCAATTACCTTGTACGAGTCGAAAGCGATAGCCAAATGCGTACGGCAAAGATTGCTGTGAAGTAAAAAAAGCTTGAGTATGTGTAAAAAGGCTCCGCAGTAGCGGAGTCTTTTTACATGCGAGACTTGGACTGGATTCTTCGCGGCTATTCGCCACTCAGAATGACGTAGAAGCCGAGAGTAGCGAGAATGCTTGCATTCTCATTACCGAGGCGCCCCAGTCAAGCCTTGAAAAGGAATGACGTAGAAGCCGAGAGTAGCGAGAATGCTTGCATAATAGTCGAAGTTAGAAGCGAGTATAGCAAGGCCGCAGACCCCGAAGCCGTATATAAATACGGCGAGTGGGTCGAGAACGTCGCTAGACGACGCTTCTAACGAGACTATGCTCTTGCGGCGAGTTCCTCGGGCGACCTCATGAGAATATCCCAGTCGCCACGCTTGATGATTTTGTAGGCATAGCCCTGTTCCGTGAGGAACAGCTGGCGGTTCATGGCGAATTCCTGTTCCTTGGAGTCCTGCGTCACGATGCTGTAGAAGTGGGCGGCGCCGCCGTCGCTCTTCGGGCGCAACACGCGGCCGAGGCGCTGGGCTTCTTCCTGGCGGCTTCCGAACGTACCCGAAATCTGGATAAGCACGTTGGCGTCCGGCAAGTCGATAGCGAAGTTACCGACCTTAGAGACCATGAGGTTCTTCTGTGCGCCCGAACGGAATGCACCGTAAAGCTTTTCGCGTTCCTTGTTCGGAGTCTTGCCCGTAATCAGCGGAATCTGGAGGTCTTCGGAGAGCGCTTCGAGCTGGTCGATGTACTGGCCGATGATGAGTACGCGGTCGTCCGGCTTGCTGAAGTACTTGAGCAGGCGTTCGACGATGTCTGTCTTTTCGGGGTTCGTGCTCGCAAGCGTAATTTTGTCGCGCACCGGAGCAAGAGCGTACTTCATCTTGAGTTCCGGATCCATCGGGATGCGGATTTCGTTACAGTCGGCAGTTGCAATCCAGCCCTGGGCTTCCAAGATGCGCCACGGGATATCGAACTTCTTGGGGCCAATCAAGCTGAACACTTCGGTTTCCTTGTGGTCTTCACGGACGAGCGTTGCCGTAAGGCCCAGGCGGCGGGTGGCCTGCATTTCGGTACTCAGGCGGAACACCGGAGCCGGGAGCAAGTGCACTTCGTCGTAAATCATGAGGCCCCACTTTTCCTGGCTGAAAAGCGGGAAGTTTGCAAGTTCCTTCTTGACCTCTTCTTCGGTCATTTCCGGTTCCTTGCCTTCCTTGTTTTCGTCGCCCTTCTTGGCGCGCTTGCGTTGCGTCAAGATCTGGTAGGTGGCAACCGTCACCGGGCCGATTTCTTTCACTTCGCCAGAGTATTCCTTGACCTGGTCGAGCGTGAGATTCGTCTTGTCGCAGATTTCGCGGATCCACTGGCGGGATGACGAGATGTTCGGTGTCAAAATCAACGTCTTAGTTTGTACTAAGGCCATTGTGGCAAGGCCAATCACAGTCTTACCGGAACCGCAAGGTAGAACGATCACGCCGGAACCGCCCTTTTCGCTACCGCTGGCGTAGAACACCTGTGCGGCATCCTTCTGGTAATCGCGGAGCTTGAACGGTTTGCCTGAAACGGTTGTTTCGCGGAGCTGGATGGGGAGCGGGTCGCCAACGGTGTAACCGGCCAAGTCTTCGACCGGGAAACCTGCGTTGGTGAGGACCATCTTCAGGTGGCCGCGGCGTTCGGGGTCAACAACAACATGCGTATCGTCGATGTATTCGATGATGAACGGTTCCACGTCCTTCAACTTGCAAATTTCGAGGAACATTAATTTGTCATCAGATTCCATCGTCAAGCGTCCGTCTTCTTTTTTGAGACGAAGCAAGCCGTAACGAGCCATGTAGTCTTCGATTTCCGTGACGACCGTCGGCGGAATGGGGTAGCGGCTCTGGCTCTCGAGTCTTTCGAGGACTTCGGGTGCGCGGAGGCCTGTTGCGGCAGCGTTCCACAAGCTCAAATGAGAAATCTTGTAAGTGTGCAGGTGCTCTGGGCTTTTGACAAGCTCTGTAAAAGGAGCGATTGCATCACGTGCGGTAGTGTAATTAGGATTATCGACCTCGACCATAATTTCGAGGTTACTTTGTACAATAATTGCGCCATTCGGATTCATAGAGTGCCAAATTTAGTTATTTAGGGCGGGTTTCGCAAGTCGTACGTTTTTGCTGAAAATCTTACAAAAAAACTCCCCGGACTTGTATCCGAGGAGTCTTTCGAGCCGCCCAGCAGATTTGAACTGCCGACCTGCTGATTACGAATCAGCTGCTCTACCAGCTGAGCTAGAGCGGCGAGCGAAGACAAAGATAGTAAAACAATGATTTCTTGTCAAGATTTACTGACAACCTTTATTTTTTTTTCTATGATTGGTTTACGAGAAAATTTTAAACATGGAAGCTTAACATATGGCTAACGAATCTAATAACAATAATTCTGAACTTAAAGCATTCTTTATCCAGCACGGTACGAAGATCGTTGTGGCGTTCGTCGTTCTCTTTGCTGTTATCGCTGGCATCGTCCAGTATAAGGAAGCTCGCAAGGTTGCCGCTGCCGAACAGAGCGAACTCATCGGTATGGGCCTTACTTACCTCTATGCAGGTGAAAAGGATAGCGCCCTTGTTGAATTCGAAAGCAAGATCGCTTCTGGCAAGCTCGAAGGCCTTGCCCTTGCAAAGGCTTCGCTCCTCGCTGGTAACATCAAGTTCGAAAAGAAGGACTTTGATGGCGCTGCACTTCTCTTCCAGACGTCTTTGGACAATGCCGGTTCTGTGGCTCTCGTGCGTTCCGCTGCCATGCATGGTCTTGCCGCTGTGAAGATGGAAAAGGGTGACTTCTCCGCTGCTGCAAACTTCCTCGAAAAGTACATTGCTGAATTCGGTAAGCGTTCTGGCGACAAGGAAGACCGCTACCAGAAGGACGAACCGGCTGACGAGGTCCCGATGGTTGCAGATGCCATGTGGAAGCTCACGCTCGTGTACCAGCAGCTCGGTGCAAGCGACAAGGCTAAGACTACTGCAGAACGTCTTCTCCAGATTTATGGCGACAACCGCGCCTTTGCTGACAAGGCCCGCAAGTTCCTCGCCGCTCTCTAATCGCTCATTTTTCCAGAATTTAAGTCCGTCTCCTTATTGGGGACGGATTTTTTTTATGGAGGTGTTTGTAGAAAATTTCTTTTAGTTAAGGCGAGAATTATTCTTTAATAAGAGAAAAAAAGAAATCGTTTAGAGAATAAAGCGTCGGCCAAGGTATTGTCTTCGCAGTAGCGTGCAAAACGAGAGTCGCGGGCGACTGCTTGCAGGCGCACATGACCGAGTGAAGCCGCTGACGCCGTAGGCGTCAACTCCGAGCTGGGGCCCCGCCCGCATGAAGTTCTTCTTAAAAATCTATTTACAATCAATGACTTTTTAAAAAAGTATATTGATTTTATACACAACCTAAAATGGGAGGGTGAGCCATGAAAAAACTTTTCTTGGTAATCTTAATGGCTTTGCCATTTTCTTTAACCGCATGCGGAGATTCCGTGGATAAGATCACGAACGATATGGTGCGTGATGCCATTAAGTGCGAAACGAAGGAATATGACAAGGCTAAATGCGACCAGCTTACAATTGTGTACAAGGAACGCAAGGGCAAGTTCACTGCGGAAGAGCAAAAAGAAGTTGAAAAAAGAGTCTTCACGAAGTTCTTTGAAGAGATGGCTCTTGTGAAAGACAAGGCCAAAAAGAAGAAATAGTCTAGCGGCTTAAAGGGCTAATGCCCAGCCGGTTATAAACAAGGCGTAGTAGGCGACAATCCAGAAAATGTCTGCTGCGACAGTTGGCGCTCCCCAGCGGAGCGTCTTCTTTTTTGGGATGAATCCGCAAAGGATGCCTGCGATAAAGCCGTACAGGTGGCCGAGGATGTCGGCGTTTTCGCCGAGACCGAGGAACACGGCGAGCGAGGCCGCGCCGCAGAGCGGCGCAAAGCGACGGAGCAGGCCGTGCGTTTCGCGCGGCATGAGACGGAACTCGATGACGGCGAGGCAACCGATGGTTGCAAATACGAAGCCGGAAAAGCCGAGCGAACGGAAGCTTGTCTGCACTGTGAGCGCAACGAAGAAGTTGGCAACAGCGCTTGCGACTGCTAGGAACGGTACAAGCTTTGCAAGCGGAATGCGGTAGTGCAAAAGGCTCAGCGCCAAGAATCCCGAGACGAGGTTGCTGGCGAGGTGTCGGCTGTCGGCGTGGAGCGTCATGGCGGTAATCGTGCGCCACCATTCTCCACGCAGAATCTTGGAGGCGTCGGCAATGCCTGCGTTGTGCATCTGGATTGCGATGTCGGAGAAGTCCAACAGCGTACAGGCTATGGGAACGGCTAGCACCCAGAGCGGGTGTAGCGTGAACTTTAGCGGGAGCGGCGGGTTTTCGTCACGGGGCGGATTTTCACGATGGTAAAGGCGAATTTGAAATTGCGCCACGCGGCGCTTTTCGGGTTCTACAAAAATCTGGAACGGGCCTTCTTCGGAGTGCTCGATGCGGTGCGAGATCCCCTGCGACAAGAGCACGAGACTCTCGTCGCGGATTTGCCTAAAACCGCCTTCGCTGATGCGGACGTCGGGCGGGATTTGTTGCTGTTCTTCGGACGGCGCGGATGGCATGGCGCTTTGTTCAATTGCGGGTTGCTCTGTGCTTTGTGCCGTCGGGAATGGTGCGGACTCTTGATTTGCGGAAGCTGTATGCAATTCTTCGGCGGATGGCCGGCGGCGAATCATGGGCGACATAAAACGGGGCATGATGATTCTCCGTGTTACTGGATGCGGGCCGCAGAGGTAAGCGCAAATTTGCGGGTTGCCGTTTCGCATTCGGCGCGGACGTAGGCGAAACCGAGCGTTGCAACGGGGATGTCGGCGTGGTCGGGAGCCGCAACGAGACTTCCAATCATGACTTCTTCTTCGGGGGCGAGCTTGCCGTTTGGCTGTATGCGGCGCCCGTAAATGCGGATGTAGCGGAAACCGCCGCCAGTCTCTTTGTTGCTGCGGGCATGGAACGTGATACCGTTATCGTCGCGCTCCCACCAGAGGGCGGGACCGTCTGTGATGTAACAGTTGTCAGCGGCGAAAGCTGCGTTTATGTCGGCAAGGGTGAGCGGGAATTCTTGTTTTGCGTTACTTCCGACTTGGATTGATCCCAAATGCTGATCTCGGTCATATCCATGCAAGCATGGATGCGACTCTCGATCTTCGCATTTGTCCGACTTCCGACTTCCTACTTTAATTACCGTGCGGACATTTCCGAATGTATGCGCGCGGGTGTGCTTGAGCGAGATGAGCGGCAGGTTTACGGCGGTCATGCTGTTCAAGTCGCCGTGGGCATCGTTTCCGCCGATGGGGAGTAGATAATTGCCTTTGCTTAATTCATTTATCCAAAATTCCCGGCCGAGCTTGAAACCTTCGTCGCGGATGCCGTTCCAGAATTGCAGCCCGCGAATCGAGTGCTTGTTTTTCAGTTGCAGATCTTCGGGCTTCCAGTAACCGCGGCGGAATACGAACTTTTCCAGGAGTCCCATTTGCTGGAACGGGTGTGCGGCAAAGCAGTGCGCTTCGGTCATGTTCAAAATTTGCTTGATGCTGCGCGTCGGTCTGTTTTCGAGCCAGTAGCGGCCGCAGTCGCCGAGTCCCGGGAGGTAACCTTCGGGGGCGAGGACAGTCATGTGCACGTTTTCGCCTTTGCTGTTCCCGGCAGATACTTCTTCGCCGGCGAGCATGAGCGGCATGTCGCCTCCGTTTTCGTCTTTCTTTGGAAGTGCCGCAATCTCTTCGCGAAGCTTTTGGAATCTAGGCACTGGCGAGTCGGCTTCTTTGGTGTAGTCCTCTTGTGTGAATGCAAAATCGTAAGCGTGGTCAGTGCAGTTCACAAAGTCGAGTCCGACAGCCTTGGCGGCAAGCTGCAACACTTCGGGCGTGGCGCCGTATTCCACATGGTCAGCGGAGTAGTGCGTGTGGCAGTGCATTTCGCCTGCGGCGTATCCGGGGGCGATAGGCGGCATCTCGTTCAAGATCTTGAAACGGAGCGGGACGGGTTTAAGTCTCGGCAGGTTCCAGCGCTCAAAAGTCTGTGTCTTGCCGTTGCGTTCTACGGTCAGCTTGCAGTGCGCTTCATATGCACCTGCCGGGATTTTTCCGAGCGCAATCGGAATGAATTTCATCTGCTCGCGGACCTCAATATTCAAGTCTTTGCAAATGACGATGTCCGGCTGTGGCACGTCTTGTGTTTGCTGCGCATCTTGTACCCGCGCTTTTAAAACGATTTCCGCATTTTTAATCGTTGTCGGGAAACGGTCGGCATCGCGCACGACAATCCAGAGGTAGGGTTCTACCCTTGGCACGAACTGGAATGGCGCATCGAAAATGATTTCGGGCCACGGCTTGTAAAGGAGCGACCAGGGTAGCTTGAACTTAAAATGCGTTTCGGCATAACGCAATTTTTCCCCCGGCCAAAAACTCATCAGTCACCTTTTGATTTTACGTTTGCTGGATCCGCGCTCTTTTGAGGCGCGTCTTGAGGTGCGGGCGCATTTTCTGGCGCACTCGAAGCTGCATTTTCCAGCTGTTTTGCCGGCGCACTCGAAGCTGGCGCAGTTCCGATGGAGTCTTTTACGGAAGTTTTCGGCGAATCTGCAATTCCTGCGGAATCCTGAGCTGCGCCCGTATCGATTTTCGCGGAGTCTTGTGTAGCAGATAAAGAGCCTTGTGCAGCAGAAGAATCTTGCACGGCGGATGAATCTTGGACTACGCCCGTATCAGTCTTTGCACTGTCCTGAACATCGACCTTCACAGAATCTTTTTTCGTATCGTCGATAAATTTGACTTTAGGCTTCTTGCCTTCGCCGTCGTCATCGTCGTCGTCATCGTCCT is a window from the Fibrobacter sp. UWB4 genome containing:
- a CDS encoding rhomboid family intramembrane serine protease; amino-acid sequence: MPRFMSPMIRRRPSAEELHTASANQESAPFPTAQSTEQPAIEQSAMPSAPSEEQQQIPPDVRISEGGFRQIRDESLVLLSQGISHRIEHSEEGPFQIFVEPEKRRVAQFQIRLYHRENPPRDENPPLPLKFTLHPLWVLAVPIACTLLDFSDIAIQMHNAGIADASKILRGEWWRTITAMTLHADSRHLASNLVSGFLALSLLHYRIPLAKLVPFLAVASAVANFFVALTVQTSFRSLGFSGFVFATIGCLAVIEFRLMPRETHGLLRRFAPLCGAASLAVFLGLGENADILGHLYGFIAGILCGFIPKKKTLRWGAPTVAADIFWIVAYYALFITGWALAL
- a CDS encoding tol-pal system YbgF family protein, yielding MANESNNNNSELKAFFIQHGTKIVVAFVVLFAVIAGIVQYKEARKVAAAEQSELIGMGLTYLYAGEKDSALVEFESKIASGKLEGLALAKASLLAGNIKFEKKDFDGAALLFQTSLDNAGSVALVRSAAMHGLAAVKMEKGDFSAAANFLEKYIAEFGKRSGDKEDRYQKDEPADEVPMVADAMWKLTLVYQQLGASDKAKTTAERLLQIYGDNRAFADKARKFLAAL
- a CDS encoding PHP domain-containing protein, producing the protein MSFWPGEKLRYAETHFKFKLPWSLLYKPWPEIIFDAPFQFVPRVEPYLWIVVRDADRFPTTIKNAEIVLKARVQDAQQTQDVPQPDIVICKDLNIEVREQMKFIPIALGKIPAGAYEAHCKLTVERNGKTQTFERWNLPRLKPVPLRFKILNEMPPIAPGYAAGEMHCHTHYSADHVEYGATPEVLQLAAKAVGLDFVNCTDHAYDFAFTQEDYTKEADSPVPRFQKLREEIAALPKKDENGGDMPLMLAGEEVSAGNSKGENVHMTVLAPEGYLPGLGDCGRYWLENRPTRSIKQILNMTEAHCFAAHPFQQMGLLEKFVFRRGYWKPEDLQLKNKHSIRGLQFWNGIRDEGFKLGREFWINELSKGNYLLPIGGNDAHGDLNSMTAVNLPLISLKHTRAHTFGNVRTVIKVGSRKSDKCEDRESHPCLHGYDRDQHLGSIQVGSNAKQEFPLTLADINAAFAADNCYITDGPALWWERDDNGITFHARSNKETGGGFRYIRIYGRRIQPNGKLAPEEEVMIGSLVAAPDHADIPVATLGFAYVRAECETATRKFALTSAARIQ
- a CDS encoding DNA repair helicase XPB; translation: MNPNGAIIVQSNLEIMVEVDNPNYTTARDAIAPFTELVKSPEHLHTYKISHLSLWNAAATGLRAPEVLERLESQSRYPIPPTVVTEIEDYMARYGLLRLKKEDGRLTMESDDKLMFLEICKLKDVEPFIIEYIDDTHVVVDPERRGHLKMVLTNAGFPVEDLAGYTVGDPLPIQLRETTVSGKPFKLRDYQKDAAQVFYASGSEKGGSGVIVLPCGSGKTVIGLATMALVQTKTLILTPNISSSRQWIREICDKTNLTLDQVKEYSGEVKEIGPVTVATYQILTQRKRAKKGDENKEGKEPEMTEEEVKKELANFPLFSQEKWGLMIYDEVHLLPAPVFRLSTEMQATRRLGLTATLVREDHKETEVFSLIGPKKFDIPWRILEAQGWIATADCNEIRIPMDPELKMKYALAPVRDKITLASTNPEKTDIVERLLKYFSKPDDRVLIIGQYIDQLEALSEDLQIPLITGKTPNKEREKLYGAFRSGAQKNLMVSKVGNFAIDLPDANVLIQISGTFGSRQEEAQRLGRVLRPKSDGGAAHFYSIVTQDSKEQEFAMNRQLFLTEQGYAYKIIKRGDWDILMRSPEELAARA